Proteins encoded in a region of the Lepeophtheirus salmonis chromosome 6, UVic_Lsal_1.4, whole genome shotgun sequence genome:
- the LOC121120775 gene encoding uncharacterized protein isoform X2: protein MLDIWVLLQCLLLLCLSYCSEYSRASLLSLSAHGERAVDHSHQGNALTFPCPHRHYRKSGTCIPCTNCHSQGLDILSPCSQSQDEICRIPPVYGLTQIYKSSKRATPGPTHRVRQKVLSSGYVRDGSIEKLRNAFFFRGTEEESSDLENGRIKYEEDDSAKKDSLHSDLEVIEKELLREKAVENEFKLMMESTTTTKVPRRKYSKELRRRRKKKNKSSTRKGSTTTSTTTTMTTTPTTTPPPTTTTTASTTTTSKTTTTTNYHQVFREQVFGQIVEESHSDSQISHIHPLEDLVTQEEVQKHSSLGRKHSSEGIPSSVLRPSKKVLGVSTKTWTIIGSLIGAITFIVICITLGLRKAYSVQTFKILDNRGSSVNNNNSGANANSHSIYGPPSMDTYVQSLVSSRTSSFHRSTESRLTSTSTIPISPNNSSPSSPNNRPSGTPPVGSSPRASLTYVDSNGRTNIRKGVMSLSHQGSTLARELPV, encoded by the exons ATGTTAGATATTTGGGTGCTACTCCAGTGTTTGTTATTGTTATGTTTGTCCTATTGTTCCGAGTATTCGAGAGCATCCCTCCTATCCCTTTCCGCACATGGAGAACGTGCCGTGGATCATAGTCATCAAGGGAATGCGCTAACGTTTCCATGCCCACATCGGCATTATCGCAAATCCGGGACTTGCATCCCCTGCACAAATTGTCACTCACAAG GTTTAGACATACTGTCCCCTTGCTCTCAGAGTCAAGACGAAATCTGTCGAATTCCTCCTGTCTACGGCTTGACACAAATTTACAAGTCGTCCAAGCGTGCCACTCCGGGTCCCACACACCGTGTTCGGCAAAAAGTATTGAGCAGCGGATATGTTCGAGATGGGAGTATTGAAAAGTTGAGAAATGCTTTCTTTTTTCGAGGGACAGAAGAGGAATCATCAGATCTAGAGAATGGGAGAATCAAATATGAGGAGGATGACTCCGCGAAAAAGGATAGTTTGCACAGTGATTTAGAAGTAATTGAAAAGGAGCTTTTAAG agaaaaagcAGTAGAGAATGAGTTCAAATTAATGATGGAGTCCACGACGACAACAAAAGTACCTCGTCGTAAATACTCCAAGGAACTTCGCCGTCGacgtaaaaagaaaaacaagagcTCAACGAGGAAAGGAAGTACAACAACGTCGACCACAACGACTATGACGACAACACCAACAACAACTCCTCCTCCGACAACCACTACAACAGcctcaacaacaacaacgtcAAAAACAACGACAACTACAAATTACCATCAAGTATTCCGAGAGCAAGTCTTTGGTCAAATAGTGGAGGAATCTCATTCGGATTCACAAATAAGTCATATTCATCCATTAGAAGATCTTGTTACTCAAGAAGAAGTACAAAAGCA TTCATCGCTAGGTCGGAAACACTCCTCCGAGGGTATTCCTTCCTCCGTTCTTAGGCCGTCCAAAAAAGTATTGGGTGTATCTACCAAGACTTGGACTATTATTGGTTCCTTAATTGGTGCAATAACTTTTATTGTGATATGTATAACTTTAGGACTTCGAAAAGCGTACTCCGTGCAAACCTTTAAAATCCTAGATAATCGAG GTTCCTCtgtgaacaataataatagtgGAGCTAATGCAAACAGTCATTCAATTTACGGTCCGCCTTCTATGGATACATACGTCCAGAGCCTTGTTTCCTCTAGAACATCCTCCTTCCATCGAAGTACAGAGTCGCGCCTCACTTCCACGTCTACTATACCTATTAGTCCAAACAATTCGTCTCCATCATCTCCAAACAATAGACCATCAG gAACTCCTCCTGTAGGATCTTCTCCCAGAGCATCACTCACATATGTAGATTCTAACGGAAGAACAAATATTCGCAAGGGAGTTATGTCTCTCTCTCATCAGGGATCAACCTTGGCTCGAGAGCTCCCTGTTTAA
- the LOC121120775 gene encoding uncharacterized protein isoform X1, translating to MLDIWVLLQCLLLLCLSYCSEYSRASLLSLSAHGERAVDHSHQGNALTFPCPHRHYRKSGTCIPCTNCHSQGLDILSPCSQSQDEICRIPPVYGLTQIYKSSKRATPGPTHRVRQKVLSSGYVRDGSIEKLRNAFFFRGTEEESSDLENGRIKYEEDDSAKKDSLHSDLEVIEKELLREKAVENEFKLMMESTTTTKVPRRKYSKELRRRRKKKNKSSTRKGSTTTSTTTTMTTTPTTTPPPTTTTTASTTTTSKTTTTTNYHQVFREQVFGQIVEESHSDSQISHIHPLEDLVTQEEVQKHSSLGRKHSSEGIPSSVLRPSKKVLGVSTKTWTIIGSLIGAITFIVICITLGLRKAYSVQTFKILDNRAGSSVNNNNSGANANSHSIYGPPSMDTYVQSLVSSRTSSFHRSTESRLTSTSTIPISPNNSSPSSPNNRPSGTPPVGSSPRASLTYVDSNGRTNIRKGVMSLSHQGSTLARELPV from the exons ATGTTAGATATTTGGGTGCTACTCCAGTGTTTGTTATTGTTATGTTTGTCCTATTGTTCCGAGTATTCGAGAGCATCCCTCCTATCCCTTTCCGCACATGGAGAACGTGCCGTGGATCATAGTCATCAAGGGAATGCGCTAACGTTTCCATGCCCACATCGGCATTATCGCAAATCCGGGACTTGCATCCCCTGCACAAATTGTCACTCACAAG GTTTAGACATACTGTCCCCTTGCTCTCAGAGTCAAGACGAAATCTGTCGAATTCCTCCTGTCTACGGCTTGACACAAATTTACAAGTCGTCCAAGCGTGCCACTCCGGGTCCCACACACCGTGTTCGGCAAAAAGTATTGAGCAGCGGATATGTTCGAGATGGGAGTATTGAAAAGTTGAGAAATGCTTTCTTTTTTCGAGGGACAGAAGAGGAATCATCAGATCTAGAGAATGGGAGAATCAAATATGAGGAGGATGACTCCGCGAAAAAGGATAGTTTGCACAGTGATTTAGAAGTAATTGAAAAGGAGCTTTTAAG agaaaaagcAGTAGAGAATGAGTTCAAATTAATGATGGAGTCCACGACGACAACAAAAGTACCTCGTCGTAAATACTCCAAGGAACTTCGCCGTCGacgtaaaaagaaaaacaagagcTCAACGAGGAAAGGAAGTACAACAACGTCGACCACAACGACTATGACGACAACACCAACAACAACTCCTCCTCCGACAACCACTACAACAGcctcaacaacaacaacgtcAAAAACAACGACAACTACAAATTACCATCAAGTATTCCGAGAGCAAGTCTTTGGTCAAATAGTGGAGGAATCTCATTCGGATTCACAAATAAGTCATATTCATCCATTAGAAGATCTTGTTACTCAAGAAGAAGTACAAAAGCA TTCATCGCTAGGTCGGAAACACTCCTCCGAGGGTATTCCTTCCTCCGTTCTTAGGCCGTCCAAAAAAGTATTGGGTGTATCTACCAAGACTTGGACTATTATTGGTTCCTTAATTGGTGCAATAACTTTTATTGTGATATGTATAACTTTAGGACTTCGAAAAGCGTACTCCGTGCAAACCTTTAAAATCCTAGATAATCGAG CAGGTTCCTCtgtgaacaataataatagtgGAGCTAATGCAAACAGTCATTCAATTTACGGTCCGCCTTCTATGGATACATACGTCCAGAGCCTTGTTTCCTCTAGAACATCCTCCTTCCATCGAAGTACAGAGTCGCGCCTCACTTCCACGTCTACTATACCTATTAGTCCAAACAATTCGTCTCCATCATCTCCAAACAATAGACCATCAG gAACTCCTCCTGTAGGATCTTCTCCCAGAGCATCACTCACATATGTAGATTCTAACGGAAGAACAAATATTCGCAAGGGAGTTATGTCTCTCTCTCATCAGGGATCAACCTTGGCTCGAGAGCTCCCTGTTTAA